A window of the Acetobacteraceae bacterium genome harbors these coding sequences:
- a CDS encoding DUF4102 domain-containing protein: protein MARKRGIKGSHRLTEEQINEPLENGYYGDGDGLYLRVARSGKYRTWSFRFKSPKVDRLREYNIGNFQYFSLNEARKKAEKLRKMLERGIDPAELRTPTLPENRSAPYLVTFEDAARSYIQNVKAPELKDRKGVKTWISSLEMHVFPYIGSVPVSLVEEEEVLSVLKPIWSDITETATRIRMRIEKILDYARAEKWRKEKSENPARWVGILQYRLPNPAPILRRKKTHFYALKAKTIPGTMVGLESSSGKVAKMVRFLILTGGRSIEIREAVWEEIDLEEKIWTIPKERMKATKDHIVPLCEAALNILKEFYPLDNGRGLIFRNQRGNAYTDKAMSKALKIASNDKKATIHGLRSTMWDWCAENKVGSYHAIQQTFAHTAISASDAAYFRSDLLNERKALINAWENFVLEKS, encoded by the coding sequence ATGGCACGAAAACGAGGAATTAAAGGTTCTCATAGATTAACAGAAGAACAGATAAATGAGCCATTGGAAAATGGTTATTATGGTGATGGTGATGGTCTTTATCTAAGAGTTGCTAGAAGCGGTAAATATCGCACTTGGAGTTTTCGTTTTAAGAGTCCAAAAGTAGATAGATTAAGGGAATATAATATTGGAAATTTCCAATATTTTTCTCTTAATGAAGCCAGAAAAAAGGCTGAAAAGCTTAGGAAAATGCTTGAACGGGGTATTGATCCGGCAGAATTGAGAACGCCGACATTACCTGAAAATCGTTCAGCTCCATATCTCGTAACATTTGAAGATGCTGCGCGTTCTTATATTCAAAATGTTAAAGCTCCAGAATTGAAAGATAGAAAAGGTGTAAAAACGTGGATTTCTTCATTAGAAATGCATGTTTTTCCTTACATTGGTTCTGTGCCAGTAAGTCTTGTGGAAGAAGAAGAAGTTCTTTCTGTATTAAAACCGATTTGGAGCGACATAACAGAAACGGCTACACGTATTCGCATGCGTATAGAAAAAATTTTAGATTATGCGCGGGCTGAAAAATGGCGAAAAGAAAAGAGCGAAAATCCTGCTCGCTGGGTAGGTATTCTTCAGTATAGACTTCCTAATCCGGCGCCCATTTTGCGTCGAAAAAAAACGCATTTTTATGCTTTAAAAGCGAAAACTATTCCAGGCACGATGGTAGGTCTTGAAAGCAGTTCTGGAAAAGTAGCGAAGATGGTTCGTTTCTTAATTCTTACAGGAGGGCGATCTATTGAAATTAGAGAGGCTGTTTGGGAAGAAATAGATCTTGAGGAGAAAATTTGGACAATCCCAAAAGAGCGAATGAAAGCAACTAAGGATCATATTGTTCCTCTATGTGAAGCAGCTCTGAACATTCTGAAAGAATTTTATCCACTAGACAATGGAAGAGGGCTTATTTTTCGCAATCAACGAGGAAATGCTTACACGGATAAAGCCATGTCAAAAGCGTTAAAAATTGCATCAAACGATAAGAAGGCGACTATTCATGGTTTAAGATCTACAATGTGGGATTGGTGTGCTGAGAATAAAGTGGGAAGTTATCACGCAATTCAACAGACTTTTGCACACACGGCCATATCGGCTTCTGACGCAGCTTATTTTAGAAGTGATCTCTTGAATGAGAGAAAGGCGTTAATCAATGCCTGGGAGAATTTTGTACTAGAAAAATCTTAA
- a CDS encoding ParA family protein — protein MKTLVIANQKGGVGKTANLVHLAWAAAKKGKKVIVIDLDTQGNASDTLSRYIQSDQFRSSLLFQNNVALPVLPEDNNITVVMADLKLADLPRQNAKEAFENFQKNIDILGKSGFDLCLIDTPPSLGVVMAFALKVSDFIVSPIEMETYSAKGVGLLLQTIGNLGKMPNFLGLLPSKLDRRNPRQKREYEKLKGKQGVLDFPITLRTSIGDALAEKCPVWEIKKTSARQAAKEVQLLANNIFMKMGI, from the coding sequence ATGAAAACTTTAGTGATTGCCAATCAAAAAGGTGGCGTTGGAAAAACAGCTAACCTAGTTCATTTGGCTTGGGCAGCTGCCAAAAAAGGAAAAAAGGTTATTGTGATTGACCTTGATACACAAGGCAATGCGAGTGATACATTGAGTCGTTACATTCAATCGGATCAGTTTCGATCAAGTTTATTGTTTCAGAATAATGTTGCTCTTCCTGTTTTGCCAGAGGATAATAATATTACGGTGGTAATGGCAGATTTGAAGTTGGCAGATTTACCACGACAGAATGCCAAAGAGGCTTTTGAAAATTTTCAAAAAAATATAGATATTCTTGGAAAATCTGGATTTGATCTTTGCTTAATTGATACGCCACCAAGTTTAGGTGTGGTGATGGCGTTTGCTCTTAAAGTCAGTGATTTTATTGTTTCTCCAATTGAAATGGAGACATATTCTGCCAAGGGAGTAGGGTTACTTCTTCAGACAATTGGTAATTTAGGAAAAATGCCTAATTTTCTTGGCTTGTTGCCATCTAAATTGGATCGTCGGAATCCACGTCAAAAAAGAGAATATGAAAAGTTAAAAGGAAAGCAAGGCGTTTTGGATTTTCCAATTACGTTAAGAACCAGCATTGGGGATGCTTTAGCTGAAAAATGCCCTGTGTGGGAAATTAAGAAAACTTCTGCTAGGCAAGCAGCAAAAGAAGTTCAGTTGTTGGCAAATAATATTTTTATGAAAATGGGGATTTAA
- a CDS encoding ParB/RepB/Spo0J family partition protein — MVSGSIFSSAISEIGSAKEINEINEGEKITILSLDLIDPDPGQPRKEFDEEKMEELKASIAKDGVLQPITVRGGEAGNFSEKGRFVIVLGERRYRACQALGLETVPVIIKNDYDSMKSIRRVQWAENIMREDLSEEDSADVIIRMLSDGLSQSEISEDRGISQARISHLNSMRNKPAFLEEAWKKGIVESASINAEIKRVWKKNKEAVEDWVNAQDEKISLARIRSFEKLLKEKEELKKNSEIGSNISQKKKNVAVENERVSVSEVPKEKNSSLSDDPVSSRKWNEAEEEREVGSLSPSNPFVPEESSSYKIKQEPVPKSAEANKELHEGNPALRVPVSPVEMISGNVQQRIVRPKLVVEFYGKRAILLLHKKPSNEDKVWIKYHQDGDEAEVDSEQLKIKGLFEGE, encoded by the coding sequence ATGGTTTCAGGTTCAATTTTTTCAAGTGCCATTTCAGAGATTGGTTCAGCCAAGGAAATAAATGAAATAAATGAAGGAGAAAAAATCACCATTCTATCTTTGGATTTGATTGACCCAGATCCAGGACAGCCACGAAAAGAATTTGATGAAGAAAAGATGGAAGAGTTGAAGGCTTCAATAGCAAAAGATGGCGTATTGCAGCCTATTACGGTTCGTGGCGGAGAAGCTGGGAATTTTTCAGAAAAAGGCCGTTTCGTTATTGTTTTGGGTGAGCGTCGTTATCGAGCTTGTCAGGCTCTAGGATTAGAAACAGTCCCTGTGATTATAAAAAATGACTATGACTCTATGAAGAGTATTAGAAGAGTTCAATGGGCTGAAAATATTATGAGAGAAGATCTATCGGAGGAGGATTCTGCTGATGTTATTATAAGAATGCTCTCAGATGGTTTATCTCAATCAGAGATCTCTGAAGATCGAGGCATTAGCCAAGCAAGAATTTCGCATCTTAACTCTATGCGTAATAAACCCGCTTTTTTGGAAGAGGCTTGGAAGAAAGGCATTGTTGAAAGTGCATCAATCAATGCTGAAATTAAGCGCGTTTGGAAAAAGAATAAAGAAGCCGTTGAGGATTGGGTTAATGCTCAGGATGAAAAGATTTCTCTCGCTCGCATTCGTTCGTTTGAAAAACTTCTAAAAGAAAAAGAAGAATTGAAAAAAAATTCTGAAATAGGCTCAAACATTTCTCAAAAGAAAAAAAACGTAGCAGTTGAAAACGAAAGAGTTTCTGTTTCAGAAGTGCCAAAAGAGAAAAATTCTTCTTTAAGCGATGATCCTGTGTCTTCTAGAAAATGGAACGAAGCAGAGGAAGAGAGAGAAGTAGGTTCTTTGTCTCCCTCTAATCCTTTTGTCCCAGAAGAATCTTCTTCTTATAAAATAAAACAAGAGCCTGTTCCTAAAAGTGCTGAAGCTAATAAAGAACTGCACGAAGGTAATCCTGCATTGAGAGTGCCTGTTAGTCCAGTAGAGATGATTTCCGGAAATGTGCAGCAGCGTATTGTGAGGCCAAAGCTTGTTGTTGAGTTTTATGGTAAAAGAGCGATTTTGCTTTTACATAAAAAACCGAGCAATGAAGATAAGGTTTGGATTAAATACCATCAAGATGGTGATGAAGCAGAAGTTGATTCTGAGCAGCTCAAAATTAAAGGACTTTTTGAAGGAGAATAA
- a CDS encoding conjugal transfer protein TraL — MKAIHFILQGKGGVGKSFISTMLAQYLLEANIPITCLDTDPVNSTFQYFKKLSVRHEKITNEHNVIDDFLIQKLALDILKTMETAKANNLQIIVDNGATSFLPINNFLANSEAFSVFHEAGNEVFVHTILTGGAGMIDTFQGLEHLLKTFLENCKLVVWENPYFGKIESNGMGFEDTTLYSENKDKILGIIKLPTWDTLSAYTIEKIMNAHLTFSEVNTLWKEGEKEGFDIFTAQRAKNIKKKIFTQIDPIGSQFL; from the coding sequence ATGAAAGCCATTCATTTTATTCTTCAAGGAAAAGGCGGTGTTGGAAAATCATTTATCTCAACAATGCTGGCACAATATCTTTTAGAAGCGAATATCCCAATCACGTGCCTAGATACAGATCCTGTAAATTCAACTTTTCAATATTTTAAAAAACTCTCTGTTCGCCATGAAAAAATCACAAATGAACATAATGTCATTGATGATTTTCTTATCCAGAAGCTTGCTCTGGATATTTTAAAAACAATGGAAACAGCCAAGGCAAATAATCTTCAAATTATTGTTGATAATGGTGCCACCTCTTTTCTACCTATTAACAATTTTCTTGCAAATTCCGAGGCCTTTTCTGTTTTTCATGAAGCTGGCAATGAGGTGTTCGTGCATACAATTTTAACAGGTGGCGCTGGTATGATTGACACTTTTCAAGGTTTAGAACATCTCCTAAAAACTTTTCTTGAAAACTGTAAACTCGTTGTCTGGGAAAATCCTTATTTCGGAAAAATTGAAAGCAATGGAATGGGTTTTGAGGACACAACTCTTTATTCAGAAAACAAAGATAAAATCCTTGGAATTATTAAACTACCAACATGGGATACCTTATCTGCCTATACTATTGAAAAAATTATGAATGCTCATCTAACTTTCTCGGAAGTAAATACGCTTTGGAAGGAAGGCGAAAAAGAGGGTTTTGATATATTTACAGCACAACGTGCTAAAAATATTAAAAAGAAAATTTTCACACAAATTGATCCCATTGGAAGTCAATTTTTATGA